In Rhizophagus irregularis chromosome 28, complete sequence, the genomic stretch ttatctaaaatcTTCTCCGGACAATATACGAAGGTCTATGCATAATGCAGTGACAAAAGTCTGTTGCTACGTGTCGTTTCTCAGACAACAGACGTATCTCCTCGATTTTACAGGCTTCGGATAGTGACTAGATCACGAGACTAATCAAATAGTATGACGAATAATGacttttatgatttattacacgcaaatgaattaaataataaataaatttaagcattaaagtaaaattttttttgctatttgtagaaatgattttttttattgtattacgaaaaattttacattataaaacAAACTTGAAAATTCAAAGCATTAACAATTTGGCTTAATACAGAATTATTCATAGATTTAAACTTGTAAAAACATTTCACAAATAAACAATTTCATAATGACATACTTTAGTCAAGACCATTAACCTCTTCATAAATTGGTGTCAAATCAACATATCTGTCACCGAGATCAAAGAATAGGGTTGATCCTTTAGACATAGGCAGATCAATTGTAGTTGgttgtaaattttctttatctgACCCAGCACCGGtcatatcatcattttcatcttGGTCTTTAATAAGGAAATTTCGCCTGCTAGGACTCAAATTCATTCTGGGAGATAAATTTGGATCTTCATAAACTTGATCTATATCCATATTTGAAACTAGATTGTTATTACCCAAAATATCATCACGTGATTCACAAGGTGAAACTATATCCTCAAACACTTTATTCTGATCATTTTGTATAATGGGAATTTGTATATCTGGACTATCTCCCAAAATATCGTCATCATATAATTCTTCTTGATCTTTAAAGGAACTTAACGGATATGACCCAATATCCAACATAATCTCTTGGGACTTATTCGTTAAAGCCGAATCATCTATGTCATCTACCTCATCATCATAAACTAACCGACGAGgtcttaaaatattatctttaattGGTGAGTCCGTACTTTGGACAATTTCTTCcaattcattttcaataattaaatcattacCATTACCAAAGGTGAAATCATTACCAAAGGTTAGATCAATACCAGCAGCTGAATCATTACCAATAGTTAAATTATCACCAATGGTTAGTCGGAAAGGCGTAGCAGTTAAGTCTTCATCATGATTTTGGCTTATCAAATCTTCTTTGAGTTTATCCTCAAAACTCGAAAGCCTTTTATTTCGAGAAGCTGATTGAGATGGCGTATGCCAAAATTCTGATTCTTCATCAGCCAAAGTTTTTCCTGACAAGTAgtcatttctttcattttgattattcTTGGCTTCTTCACGTAAAgtatccaaataattttttaatcttttatccTTACATACATTTTCGGATTGAGAAATAGCATCCTTGAATTTCAATTGAGGGCATAGTCCATGTGCCcaagtttgataaaattttataagagtTCCAAGGTTATCAATTGTCGcgttttttgattttttatgattCATAAACTTTAACTTTGGACCTTGTTCTTTCAATTTTACCAAACCATCAGGTCCTACTAGCTTTTCATAGTCTACTTTAGGTAAAACGCGTCTTTTCTTCGCGGTTCTACCGCTCTTCTTTTCAGTTCTAGATGAAGGTTCTTGTTTctttgaattttcttttttactttccTCAAAATCCAACGCGTCAAAGTCGAAACCGGCAATTTTTCCTTTCTCAACTTCATAGTCATTTAGCTCTTCGTCAAGGTCAGAAAAGTTGTATTCgttgttatttttatcaatcttCATTGTTAAGACTTGTCTTTTGAATGTTTTGAAGAATGTAGTACTAAAACGCGTCTTAAACTGAAGATTTAGAGATTATCATAAATAGCCTAAATAGCCTCACGGGGATTTAATCGACGTTAAATGAACAAccttaatcacgtgatttgcaTAGTTGTACACactatttaaactttataaacaAAGGTCTACTTCGGCTTAACTTTTCTACagatctaaaaatttttatttacgattaatttaattgagcAACTTAattcatatcattttttacttaattttcaatttttgtcAAAAATGTCTCAACCATCTGAGAGCGAAAACGACGATTTTGTTCACCAAATCGCGATCGAGTTGTCTAGAGCTTTGAATCTTATAAATCCTAACGATCTTTTAGCTAAGAATATCATTCAAGTGGCTAAGGATCATAAAAGTGTTGAAACGTTTATAAaaggtaaatatatttaatagatctttttttatcttggTTTAATGTGTACTtacgttaaatttaaaatagctTGTCAGGGTTTTGGAAGGTTTAAAGACGATTTTTTGGCTGATCTATATACCACTATAAGGAAACGGTTAAAAGAAGAGTCTGATTCTTCTAGTCAGAAGGCtgatttttcttcaatttttaacAATACCACAGTGTTAGGTGAAATATTAACCTCAACTGGCCCTTCAGTTGGTGGTCTGATCCGTCCTGGAAAACTAGCATCATCTGATGATGTaaggattaattttttatgagaatataattttatgtcaCAATCACTATatcgttaataaaaaatctttttatatttatgcaGAATCGTCATGTTTTTAAAGCCCCTGCACCAAGAACATCAGTATTAGGATTGGACAAGATAGCTGAAGAAAAAAAACGTGCTGCCGCAAATAAAGCAtcagaagatgatgataagCATCCAGCAAAGAGAATTAATTTAGGAATCGCATCAGAATGGGATGAAGACTCTGTCAATACAACTGAGAGCGTTGATGATAGTAAATTAAGAGGTAaactagttttattatttttttccaaaattatttaaactgcCAATACCATTCCATAGGATTTCAATTCTGTCTTTTTGACCTAGGGTATGGCAATAATACTTATACTTTCACAAAAACAAATCAAAGGATCCTCCTCCGCTTTGAAATCAAATTATCGTAAAAGGACTGATGCTAATAGCGTACTGGATGAAGCTCGTAATAGGTTAGAAGAACATAAGAGGGAACGGGACCAATATacaggtaaaaaaaaagaaaaattactttgatttataaaagttatttttatttttttttttaacaaaaattcacatattttaaattaattagataACCACCACAAAAAGTCACATCATAAAGATAAGAGTGATAGAAGGGATAGGGATGATGATTATGGTCGATACGAATCTTCCAGATCAAGTCGAAGGTCACCTTCAGTATCTTCTTCACGAAATGGTTCGTCGCCTTCTGTTTCGTCTAGTCGAAGATCCCCATCTGTAGTATCTAGCCGTAGTCGACGTTCACCATCTGTCGCATCATCAATTCGTGATGGTTATAGTAGACGCACTCCATCTACTACGTCATGGCGTGAGGGTTCAAGTAAACGATCATCATCTTTAAGTCCTTGGCGAGATTCAGATAGAAGTTCCTCTAGAATAAGTCGCAGTGAGTGGGACACCACACCTACAACTTCGACTTCAAGGTTTTCAGTTGGTGGTCTTACACCTCGAAAAGGTAAGATTGTTACTTTATGCTTTTGGACTTCATTATTAATGCTAATTTTTGACTGTTTTACAGATTACAAGCCACCCAGAGATTTTCCAACTCCACGCCTTGCTTCCTTCGACTACGATGAAATGGAATATAGAGATCGTTATAATcaagaagaggaagaagatACTGGTGAAGATCGTGATAGGCTTGAGTGGGAGGAAGAACAAAAACATTTGGATAGAGAGTGgtataatattgaagaatcaTCGGGGGTAatgttaaaacaaataaaaattttattccttGATTATTCgcaattattaatctttttctttttttgcttaGGCTCTCGATGAAGAGCACAATCCTTTCGCAGATTATACAGATTATGTAGTGAAAAAGGAGCAAGAACTTGCACAAAAACAACTTGTATGTATTGTAAAAAGAAACTTGTTTATCATATggaatttactatatttttgttttatactaacggattttatttagaaaaaactgACTGCAAGGCAAGAGCAGTATAACAGAGACAATGAGTTATGGGAAACAAATCGTATGCTCACTAGTGGTATTGTTCAACGAAGAGAAATAGATTTAGATTTTGAGGATGATTCTGAGGTAAGATTATTTAGCaccttttttgaattttatttattttttttttatattttaactttatactTATGTTTTGCAGGCTCGAGTTCATTTACTTGTTCACGATCTTAAACCGCCTTTTCTTGACGGACGCATGGTGTTCACAAAGCAATTGGAAGCTGTGCAATCCGTTAAAGATCCTACTTCTGATATGTCTGTTTTCTCTAGAAAGGGGAGCCAgcttgtaaaagaaaaaagagaacAAATTGAGCGTCAAAAggtttgaagaaatttttattcgttttttttattaacgttATTAAAACGAATTGTTTGCATTACATATTACACACTTAAATAGGCTGCAAAGAATGTTGCTGAAGTAGCAGGTACCGCACTTGGTAATATTATGGGAATTAAGCCAACTGAAGAAGATGATTCGGCAGGTttgtataatgaattttattgagtgataaatttgattttgattttatatacttattggttttttttctttcaatataGCACCGAGAACAAATGAAGTAGATATGGAAAATCCAAAAGGAGATTCACAGTTTGCTTCTCATTTAAAGGCATCTGAAGCAGTTAGTGTATTTGCAAGATCAAAAACTCTTCGCGAACAACGTGAATATTTACCGGCATTTGCAATTCGAGAGGAATTGTTAAGAATTATACGAGATAATCAAGGTATTACACAGTAaccatattttaatatcattaattctattaatattaatctaCTGTACTGCGTTTTATAGTTGTCGTGGTCGTTGGTGAAACTGGATCCGGTAAAACTACACAACTCACTCAATACCTTCATGAGGATGGATATAGCAAATATGGAACTATAGGCTGTACACAGCCTCGTCGTGTTGCTGCTATGTCGGTTGCTAAACGTGTTAGTGAAGAAATGGAggtaagaattattttttatataactttataatttctgcatttattaatttactaattcaTATATAGTGTAAACTCGGAACTACAGTTGGTTACGCCATTCGTTTCGAAGATTGTACTTCAGAAAGCACCGTTATTAAATGTATATACatattccttttcttttttctttttcattttttttaaaaagggagaatctatattaaatatttgtaattttgttcTAGATATGACTGATGGTGTTATGCTCCGTGAATCACTTAAGGAACCTGATCTCGATCACTACAGTGCAATTATTATGGACGAAGCCCACGAACGTTCCCTTCAAACAGATGTTTTGATGGGTTTATTAAGACAAGGTATTTGccataatattattgtaagaACCTTATAATTCCCATAAAGTAGTATCTATAGCTAATTTCAATTTTGTAGTTCTTTCTCGCAGAAGGGATATTAAGTTAATCGTCACGTCAGCAACTATGAATGCCGAGAAGGTATGtatttaaagattttcatattttataatttataactaatataccctttttattgttataattatagtTTTCACTGTTTTTCGGAAATTGTCCGACTTTCACAATACCCGGTCGTACGTTCCCTGTAGAGATAATGTTCAGTAAGACACCTTGCGAAGATTATGTTGATAGTGCTGTTAAACAAGTGTTGGCAATCCACTTAGGGCATCCCGCAGGTgatatattagtatttatgACCGGACAAGAAGATATAGAGATTACATGTCGAGTGATTGCAGGTGagttctcaaattttttttttattatttttaaacgtATGCTCTAATtactttattgtttattttagaACGTCTCCAGCAATTGGATAACCCTCCCTCACTTGAAATTTTGCCAATCTATTCGCAATTACCAGCTGACCTGCAAGCTAGAATTTTCGAAAAGACAGCTAACAATGCTCGAAAAGTTATTGTTGCAACCAATATTGCTGAGACCTCTTTGACTGGTAAGTattaaagagaaaattgaaatACATTCCAATTACATTTACTTACTATAAATTCGTTATTTTTATAGTTGATGGTATCATGTATGTTGTTGACACAggatataataaacttaagGTATTCAATCCAAAGATTGGCATGGACTCCTTACAAATTACACCTATCAGCCAGGTATGTTGAAGATTTCTAtacatataaaacaaaaatttcctACATGTTTGATTGacgataaattataatttgaaataaaaaggCAAATGCAAATCAAAGATCGGGTAGAGCTGGACGTACTGGTGCAGGAACTTGTTATCGTCTTTACACGGAACAAGCTTATCATCATGAAATGTTTATGAACACAATACCCGAGATCCAGCGTACCAACCTTGCAAATGTGGTGCTTTTACTTAAATCCTTAGGAGTAAAGAATTTATTGGATTTTGATTTCATGGATCCTCCACCTCAggtaaaatatcaattaataaataaatgaataaacgtaatatttatattatttataataatgaaatgttCTTCTTAATTTTCAGGATAACATACTGAACTCGATGTATCAATTGTGGATTCTGGGTGCGTTGGATAATACTGGAGAGTTAACACCACTCGGTCGAAGAATGGTAGAGTTTCCATTAGATCCTTCGTTATCAAAGATGTTGATTACATCCGAGGAATTAGGATGTACGGCAGAGATATTggtaattaagattttttttttaattaaaaaaaggggGGTTTTTATGTTGAacctaaatttaaataaatttaaaaattttttattagaccATTGTATCTATGCTTTCTGTTCCATCGGTATTTTATCGGCCAAAAGAGAGAATGGAGCAGAGTGATGCTGCTAGAGAAAAATTCTTTGTACCTGAAAGTGACCATTTAACGCTATTACATGTTTATACACAATGGAAATCCCACGGGTAAgttttattcatatatattcTTCTCTCACACGCTCTCTCTCTCAAAAAAGAGTCTAATTTTATACtatcattttaatttcaagTTTCCGGGAAGAGTGGTGTGTGAAACATTTTATTCATTCTAAAGCTATGAGGAAAGCTCAAGAAGTGAGATCACAGTTAATGGATATTATGAAAGCGGAAAAGATGGCAATTGTCTCTTGTGGCACTGATTGGGATGTAGTGCGAAAATGTATCTGCTCTGCATACTTTCACCAGGCTGCAAGGGTAAAGGGTATTGGAGAATATGTAAATTGCCGTACAGGAATGCCATGCCACCTTCACCCAACAAGTGCTTTATATGGGCTTGGTTATACACCAGATTACATCGTTTATCACGAATTAGTAATGACGTCAAAGGAATACATGCAGTGTGTTACTGCTGTAGACCCATACTGGTTAGCTGAAATGGGGTacgtataaaaataatgatatgcggttttgtttgtttatttgaaattttggaatctaaattttgaattcttttttagacCTATGTTCTATTCAatcaaagaaaagaatttCACACAGAAAGTAAGTTTTATTtagcaaatatatttattatttgtaaattcttttgcattataaatagtttctaattttaataatttatcataggAAAAACGAGCAGCCAACAAAGCAGAGATGGCCAAAATGACGATGGAAATGCAAATTAAAATGGCGAGAGAAaaagaggaagaagaaagtgaACAGCAACGTAAAGCAACTGCAACACCTAAACATTCTAATAGTGTTATACTCGGGAAAAGGAATCCTGGAACACCCCCAAGAAAAAGGGGATTTGGTCTCTAAAAGAATtgctaataatatatattacaccGACTTCagatatttattctttttggaTAGTggtcataatattttattaggatAAATCTGTCAAGGTTTTCGACTTAACTTATAGCACCCAACTGCTGAAAGATTTAATTAGAAGTTGTGAGTTGACACccctatttttattattaaatagtcaatttagaaaataacaataatttcaCTTGACATGATGGTTTATTAAAAGACATTATACATTCATTATACATGATTTCTACAAAACTTTAGCAtagatttaaattaatttcacaaaCCAGTTAATCACGTGTTtgattcatttataaaaatggcTTAATTTGTTTTACTCTTTTCAGAAAATTCTAACCAACTTCCAGGGTAATTTCTAGCTCTAAAAAacgatattaataaaaaaaataaaatcgcAACAATTTACTTCAAACCTCTCACTCACCCAATAAACCCATGATGTTTGGCAATTGCAGCAGCAACCATACTTCTTTGTCCAGCTTTACAATAAAGTATGacctttttttatacattattaattaatattaacataaatttacaaataaatttattgtatagtACGTACTTGATCATCTTTATTAAACTTTGGTGatccataaattttattaaaatcatcatctgaTAATGAcaaggcttttttttttttaagaaaaaaaaatatatatatttgtaaataaaaataaattattttcactcttttatttttaaaactaatatGTTTTTACTTTACCTTCTTCAAATTCATTTAAAGGAATATTAATAGCATATGGAATATGACCACCAATTAATTCAAAAGGTTCACGAACATCAATAatgcaaacatttttttgttttcctttatttttttcattcaataaTTGTTGTAATTCATCATAactaacattattattattattgaaagaaattgaagaatccGAATAATATCTTAAATGAGAAACGTTTcgaacattatttattatactcaCAAATATAGTACTAAACGATTTataacttaaaactttattttgaaaaatataagttGACTTCAAGTTGTAGCTAAATGGTTGtagtaaattatttgaagaattacgaaatttattttgaataagtaATAAAGGAATTTTGTCAAAGATTCGTTTggccattttttttaaaaaaaaaattactgaattttcttatataaataaaataaagatgatcTACAAAGCGGATAGTgctaaacaaattaattataaactagCCACGGACTGGTACTTCATTCTACATAGCACCGAGGCTATCTACTAATTTCACTTACTGAGTTGCGTAAGAGTAACAACAAATAATCCAGGtgctatttataaaatcagTTAGATCTTAAGTTAATTCTGCAATGTCTTGAATGAATACAAGAAGTcaatctatttattaatttagaaaaaagaaagtctgagggtttttttcaatataaacaTTTCACAATTTGATTTAATAgttttgtatatataataattttttttttgattatcttaCAACAGAAGAAATCGAATTAGATATTGATATAAGTTCTACTCCAATTCTGACCCAATTTTCTTAATCtatattttatagaatatCACGACGaaggaaaataaatttatattaatttagctTATTAACggattgaaaattatttattcatttgatGAACATTAGTATCAAAACTGATTTTCAAtgaatttgtattttttttatacattattaacatttaacaaataaatacgattgattattattttctaaactttttattttttatcttacaGCATACATTAGGTCAATagctattttaataaaatttaattttatcatcatcgGTGTCAGGGTCCGCAACGCTACCACTATGGTTGATAATTAAGTGTTGGCTTAGCGCATAAGGGGAACCAAAATCTCGACCGATTGAACGATTACAAATTGGTAAATAAAAAGAAGGCCAACGTGATTATTTAGTCACCCTTGCACTTACAAAGCAAAGTAACaggtaaaatattgattacCTTGAATGGTCTTTGTTTAATGTGTTGACGTAAATGCTCTgcaaaatacaataataattattatttctataatgGATTATAAAGGTCCACCTATTCCTACGTAGATTCGACGGAGCTAGCAAAGCCAAAAAATAATTGTCATATTTTTATACCTTCTAATTCAATAATACTTCTTTGATATTTACCTTTCCATGGACATTTATAAGTTGGGTTTCCTGGAGTTGATTTATCGCAAGAATTGATATCATGTTGAACGATATGATTTCTAAGTTTCTCCTTGGTTTCAAAGTGTTGTGGATCCGAATGAGTACCTAACCATTTACAGATGAATGGCATACTTTTAGACATATAATATAGACAGGttcgattaaaattaaacGGTGATTCTATGGGCGGATCTGCAAATGTATCATTCTTAACTCACCACGCATATGGGGGGGGTCAAGATGATGCCACCAGAAGGGTCAAGTCCGCGATCCGCCCATATGGCTTGTTATACACCCATTGATTCTAGCTGTCTGATTGATGTGAAAACCGATATACATAATGAAATTCGACGGAACCTCAAATCTTGATATATTCGGAATTGAGGTCTGGAACGGATTATCATAACGTATAATTAATTTGCCCCCGATATAACGGAATTCTTGATATAACggatttttgataaattttactaatggaaCGGATGGTTCCATTATAACGGCTCACGTATTACATTATTAGTTCCTGTTTAAGAAACTAGTTGTTAACAATAATAGATAACAGATACGTGATGGCGCAAAAACGAATATTT encodes the following:
- a CDS encoding Pre-mRNA-splicing factor ATP-dependent RNA helicase PRP16 — translated: MSQPSESENDDFVHQIAIELSRALNLINPNDLLAKNIIQVAKDHKSVETFIKACQGFGRFKDDFLADLYTTIRKRLKEESDSSSQKADFSSIFNNTTVLGEILTSTGPSVGGLIRPGKLASSDDNRHVFKAPAPRTSVLGLDKIAEEKKRAAANKASEDDDKHPAKRINLGIASEWDEDSVNTTESVDDSKLRGSSSALKSNYRKRTDANSVLDEARNRLEEHKRERDQYTDNHHKKSHHKDKSDRRDRDDDYGRYESSRSSRRSPSVSSSRNGSSPSVSSSRRSPSVVSSRSRRSPSVASSIRDGYSRRTPSTTSWREGSSKRSSSLSPWRDSDRSSSRISRSEWDTTPTTSTSRFSVGGLTPRKDYKPPRDFPTPRLASFDYDEMEYRDRYNQEEEEDTGEDRDRLEWEEEQKHLDREWYNIEESSGALDEEHNPFADYTDYVVKKEQELAQKQLKKLTARQEQYNRDNELWETNRMLTSGIVQRREIDLDFEDDSEARVHLLVHDLKPPFLDGRMVFTKQLEAVQSVKDPTSDMSVFSRKGSQLVKEKREQIERQKAAKNVAEVAGTALGNIMGIKPTEEDDSAAPRTNEVDMENPKGDSQFASHLKASEAVSVFARSKTLREQREYLPAFAIREELLRIIRDNQVVVVVGETGSGKTTQLTQYLHEDGYSKYGTIGCTQPRRVAAMSVAKRVSEEMECKLGTTVGYAIRFEDCTSESTVIKYMTDGVMLRESLKEPDLDHYSAIIMDEAHERSLQTDVLMGLLRQVLSRRRDIKLIVTSATMNAEKFSLFFGNCPTFTIPGRTFPVEIMFSKTPCEDYVDSAVKQVLAIHLGHPAGDILVFMTGQEDIEITCRVIAERLQQLDNPPSLEILPIYSQLPADLQARIFEKTANNARKVIVATNIAETSLTVDGIMYVVDTGYNKLKVFNPKIGMDSLQITPISQANANQRSGRAGRTGAGTCYRLYTEQAYHHEMFMNTIPEIQRTNLANVVLLLKSLGVKNLLDFDFMDPPPQDNILNSMYQLWILGALDNTGELTPLGRRMVEFPLDPSLSKMLITSEELGCTAEILTIVSMLSVPSVFYRPKERMEQSDAAREKFFVPESDHLTLLHVYTQWKSHGFREEWCVKHFIHSKAMRKAQEVRSQLMDIMKAEKMAIVSCGTDWDVVRKCICSAYFHQAARVKGIGEYVNCRTGMPCHLHPTSALYGLGYTPDYIVYHELVMTSKEYMQCVTAVDPYWLAEMGPMFYSIKEKNFTQKEKRAANKAEMAKMTMEMQIKMAREKEEEESEQQRKATATPKHSNSVILGKRNPGTPPRKRGFGL